The following are encoded together in the Vigna angularis cultivar LongXiaoDou No.4 chromosome 9, ASM1680809v1, whole genome shotgun sequence genome:
- the LOC128193890 gene encoding DNA-directed RNA polymerase subunit beta-like: MAKESSYSPEDRLLRAILGIQDMPYLQDGGPVDMVFNPLGVPSRMNVGQIFECSLGLSGGMLDRHYRITPFDERYEQEASRKLVFSELYEASKQTSNPWIFEPEYPGKSKIFDGRTKILLNILL; encoded by the exons ATGGCAAAAGAATCCTCATATTCCCCTGAAGATAGATTATTACGAGCTATACTTGGCATTCAG GATATGCCTTATTTGCAAGACGGAGGACCCGTTGATATGGTCTTCAATCCACTAGGGGTACCTTCGCGAATGAATGTAGGACAAATATTTGAATGCTCGCTCGGTTTATCAGGAGGTATGTTAGATAGACATTATCGAATAACACCATTTGATGAGAGATATGAACAAGAAGCTTCGAGAAAACTAGTGTTTTCTGAATTATATGAAGCCAGTAAACAAACATCTAATCCATGGATATTTGAACCCGAGTATCCTGGAAAAAGCAAAATATTTGATGGAAGaacaaaaattcttttaaacatCCTACTATAA